Sequence from the Pecten maximus chromosome 8, xPecMax1.1, whole genome shotgun sequence genome:
ggaaaaaatatgtacatgtgagACAGTAATTTACGGAAATTTTGCAAAGAATCCTGATGTGAGTTATCAGGAAAtgtgacagacattttaaacgCTAAGATCCACCAATCTAAGAATTTAACTTGATCATAATACGTATGCATGCCAATTCAATgagcttaaaaaaaaaattctgcagAGTGTTAACACAACACGAGCCTTTTCAAAGTCAGTTAAATTCTTGACAATAACATGATGATTATCAGTAAATTATCCAGGAATGCACAtaaactcccccccccccccccccccccacaaaaaaaaaacatacattgtgTTTCAATTCCtgccaatttatatttatatactataGCTACTGTACTTGCTTTTTGCCTTTATTTTAATCCTTCATGCTTTATTAGAAAGTCCATTGCCTGCACTCTAGCTATATTCATGCTTCATCCCGTaagagattttgatcaaacttcacacaattacaaataattataatatcttAGACAAAGAATTTGACGGTTGTTAGGTCAAGGCCAAGATTGgcattactatttttagaaaattagTGTCAGCACTCTTGCGCCTTCATTCCTTTTGGGATTTTGAGTAAACTTTGTAAACTTacaaaggaccataatatcttgaACAAGTTCGACTTTCAGGTTTGTACGGTCAATATTaccattactatttttagaaaattttattttcattttgtataattCGTCTGTCATAATCTTCCAATTTCTGGTATTATAAACCTTTATGACAAGATAATATGTAcactttttgttttctttaattaaCAGAAAGAGCACCATCTTTATAAGtcattacatgtacagtgtaatagcTAGTTGCAGCTGGTATGGGACTTATACCAACTCAGTATGCTTGCAAtattggttaattttgtttcattCAACATATATTTTATGCTTTTGGTGATATGACATGCATGACTATGCTTACTTTTCAATCTGTGATAAGTCACGGTTCCGACATAAATCTGAAATCTGCATGTTAAGAGGATTTAACTTTGTAGTTTTTTTCTTTAGAAAACTCCAATTCTTCAGCAGTAGACCAAGAGTCATGCCAAGGGAAGAGAAGTGAGTCGCATGCCAAGAATTCCACCCCAGAATGCTCTGCTGCAGGCATGCTTAACGGGAAAAGTAATCCCGTTAAAGGCTGTATAGGTGTGCTTTTAGTTCTTACCCCTCACATGCTTCTGCTTTCTTGTTATTCTGCTTTATATTAAGCTTGATTGAATTAACGTTGGATGTCATTTTGATGTCATAGAAAATGTCAGTTTTCTAAATTCTGTTGttaaattatatcatacattctGGGCATGATCCCTCCATACTATAGATAGAAAATCTCCTTGAAATTGTCATTTAGTTAACATATTATCTTGTCTGCCCATACTTTAAATAGAAAATCTCCTTGAAATTGAACGTAAGTAGGAAGTGTCATCACAGATATTATTTACTTCTAGAGAAAATATTTATCTCAGGTGTAGTATTGTCCAGAAAATTCTAAACAAAATCAAgcatcattgttttattttctttagaaagaaacgaaaataaaatatttctgtgaATGTAAAAATTTAATTGTCTCATTAGTAGGGGATATTTTCTCTCCTTGGTttttcatatatggattgaatagattttttaaattttcattgcggctacattgtatgaataccagtagctagctacatatcccgtggcgcgcggtagcgcgcctcggaggatatgtagctagctactggtattcatagccacaatgaaaatttaaaaaatctattcaattcatatatttacataaccttgatttaagaaatttatatcgagaaaacgagaaattttattaaaaagaaaaatttgtcatgtatacgacgaaacgccaaattattagaacagccgggagatcccgcctatgcaccacgccattgttttaatgttgttccgcattttccggtcttttttgtttaatttaattcTTGAATTATggtataattaattaaaatgtatatgctctctcaatatttttaacacttatctcgtaccaacgttatcgatccaagggaagctactcttACTGTCaatggcgtattaatatgacccgattaatcaggtgatttgcacgagagacaatgttttcatacggttttcatagtgtattcatggtcatatgtttgttgttttcacttggtatgttcatatcagcaaaccacattaggaatgtaaatatatagaaattaaaGAGATTAGTGAATTTCATTCATCATAATGATTGAAGATTAACTGTATAAAAAATTGATAAGATAATTAATATTCCTCATTCTATTAAATCACTTTGAATTGCCTTAGAATGGGAAGAATATCTTGGAGCTGCTAATGTATTTATTACTGCTGTGCATATAGAATTAAGCACTGTTTTCCATTTCCTACCCTGCTATTCAATGTTAATCCATTAGCTAATTAAAATAATCGGTTTAATCTCAAACAAATCAGTAGATTGGATGTTCATTGTGATAAAATGATTGTGAGATCAAATTTTTTGAAGTCATTTGCATTTTACTCTGATTAACTGTGAGTGTTTAATCACATATCAATTATATACTTAATACATTTTAACACCGTAGCTATGGAGAGGCTATCAAatgcatacaatgtatatgcaaaTTGATACGTAACAAGAATTTTTATTATGCTTTGTTTTAAATCAGTTTTGCAAGCTTGATGTGTAGTATGATTTTAAGATTTCTTTGAGTTACCATATAATTTTGTTCTTCAACTGACCTGTAATGTGCATGGATCCTGAATTTAAGTAGGTTTTATtccaaaatgaatttaaaactgaagccaaaatattgtatgtataaagAGACAGTACAGAGTGAGATTTAATACCAATGGAACAtagaaattgtatatataacaatgtattaaTAATTTTGAGATTTTACTTAAATAAATTCTAGGaatgatgaaaaaaaacctgtttagAAGTGTTTTTGGTAATGATTAGGGCATTTTCACTCATTAAATAACTTCCTTAAAATTCTATTTACACGGTAATCTTACAACTTCCTGTGATAATTATGTTACGATTACATTCACAGCCTCCAGTGTTTACACTGATGAGAACACACAGCAGTCCGTACCAGATTCTAATTGTAGTGAAGGCTCCGGGACCATCAATGAGGACTCAAACCTGTCATTTGCCGACACACAGAACACCAACCCTCCATTCTCACAAGATGCCGATAATGACAGTAATGAGGCAGATATGAGATTAGGTGAGGTGGCGAACAACAAACAGGAAggaatttatcatattaaaatCAGAAATTACTAACATCTCTTCCTAATTGACTAATATATGTGTGGCTTTGGCTTCTGCCACATATCCTGCACACACTCCATCACAAAACTTCTTTTGTTCTAAAGGTTTTACAATTTGTTTTTCCCTTAAGCTTCCAGGAGCTTTAAGTCATACGTGTAACAGAAAAGCTGCTTGTTGGTATTCTGCATAATAGCTTTTCTGTCTTTATGCTCAGATGCAAGTTAATGTTGAAACatattgatttatttgatattttcataatttattacattgtatataacaatcacaAAGCGTAATCTTTATCTTAGCTATTTAgatatataatcaataattcttgattaataaaattatatgatataGCTTTGACTTTATTGGGAAACACTTATTGTATATTACCATGCACTTCTCCTGGATTGTAAAGTTTCATATTCATCAAAGTCACCAGTTTGAGTAGTCTCTTTTTGAACAGTGGTATTACAGTTGTGTCTGCCTGTCCAGTGTGGGGCACACATATTGAATATTCCCTCAGGCACAggtttcatcaatgttccttAACTTAACTCCTTAACTTGAAATTGTCAATAGGAAAGCATTTTTGGATTTAAGGAAAATCTTTTAGCTAAGGAATTTTCTTTGAATTCTGTAAAGCTTTCCTATTGAAAAATTTAAGATAAGAAGCTTCCCTAAGTTAAGGAATGTGATAAAACTGGGACCAGGAAGTTTGACACTACTCTGAAATACAACTGATCTTGATTTGGACGTTTGAATTTGCTTACCGTTTTCAGAAAAGATAGCAAAACagtagatatactgtataagtgTACCGTATTTGGCCTAATAAGTGCATCCCCAACTTTTTTCAGGAAAACAGGCTGTGTACATTAATTGAATCATATAAAAAGTTCTTACCTCACTGATCTACCTTATAATCTATAGTCTTTTAACCAAACACTCTAGATTATTTTTGATACATTAGGTATTTAAATGGGagaaataaagtttttttttttttttttgtcacctggtccgaaggtaGCATCCCTacggggtggggattcaaaattgttcaaatggtggggctaacccccaggggtctgaggggcggggtcaaaaggggtaaatttggctaaattgatataaacaacttctcctctgaaaccaagcaatggataccTTTGGGGTCAGGATTAAAGCTGACCCCCGAGGAGCTGAGGGGCGGGACctaaaggggtcaatttggctaaattgatataaacaacttctcctctgaaactaagcaatggatatcgctcatatttgcctgatAACATCCCCTTTGGgatagggattcaaaattgtactaATGAcgggctgacccccgggggtcTGATGcatgaggggcggggccaaaatagGGTCagtttggcagaattgataaaCAACTTTTCTTCTGAagctaagcaatggatatctttcatatttgcctggtagcatatccctatggggtggggattcaaaattgttcaaatggtggggctgacccccagggtcctgaggggcagggccaaaagtggtaaatttgtttaaacaacttctctgaaactaatcaATGGAtatagctcatatttgactggtagcatccttttggggtagggattcaaaattgcattaAGGAAAgagctgaccccccgggggcagagggcagggtcaaaaggggtcaattaggTTTCTCtgaactaagcaatggatatcactcacatttgtgtggtagcaaaTTCCTATGGGGTTGCgcccaaagtcaatttcatttcatggattaattgcacTTTTTGGCATTAAAACcatatttgtatggtagcatggttatggggtgggtattcttgtacaaatgttggggtttACCCCCCGgtggggctgaggggtggggccaaaagtggtcaatttggctaaattgacatttttagaattacaataaaaccaatgcacatgtacccatataaaatgcttatgatatattgacatagcaataccagcaacaaaAATACTTAAGCATCACTCTTGTTTCATAGCTCATGAAACTAGGTGACctcttgtgtttttttttttgttttttgttttttttgcctAGATGTAGCACCGAAACTTTTTCTTTGTAAATGGTTTTATAAAATGCACCCctttattgtttttgtaagCACACTGTGcctaggtcaaatacggtatttatAAATGATTGATATAAGCTTAAAAGGTTTACACTGATTAGATAGTGTATAACCTctttatttttgacaaaattacCAAACAAGATGACTGATAGAGGAATGGATATGGTGACTTTTTCCATGATACTAATCTGTGTATTTATCCTTCCTTTTAGCTATGAGTATGGTTCGAGAtgagaaaaaagaagaaagtaATTTAAAGAAAGACAGTGGTTAGTTTGTTGATATCCTACTTGACAAAGTCACTTAACTCTGTCTGGTTTGTCATATGAACAAAATTCTTTTATATCATTCTGTCTGGTCTTATAAATTGGTATTTTAAATCAAGAAGTCAGCTAATATGAAATATCCTGCATAACAGTGTACAACATCTAACACTATATCTTCATAGTAATGTTAAATATGTCTTTTCATGGATACATATAAAAGCTAAGCTGTTGATATGATCATTCCTTTAATGTTATTAACTTATTTTTTCAAGGCGATTCAAATTCCTCTACTGCTCCGACAGACCATGAATCTGATGATCCTCCAGTCAAAAAACCAAAGTCATCTTCATCGGAGTCTAGTTGATAATTGGAATCACTAGCATCCACTGTGTTCATTTTCCATACATCTGATATAGCCTCCATTACACTTGTACTATGTATGTGCTTCAAACATTTTTGGAAGACAGATTTTCTGCAGTACTGTATTAGCAAATATGTGAGCTTAACTGTGAATTGTTGACGGAAGAATTTCATCTCCTATGATGCAGCagatatatcataatgttgaAAATTACTACACACTTTCATTACTAGTGATTGGACAAATACAACTTTGggtaaatattgatttttaaaagtGAAACAAGAAAAGATTACTTGGACATCACACATATTTGGGTTTTCATTGTTCCATTGACATGGTATAGTTGTCTGCATGGATGCACTTTTGATTTTCTGGTATGACATGTACAGTTGTCAAGGTCTTTTGATTCACTGCAAATAATGGTGACTCTCACTGCCTACTAATATTAAACTAGCTGGCTATGGTTTTatcaacattccttaacttACGGAAATTTCTTATTTAAACTAATTCAAAAATATCTATATGAAAACATTGGATTTAAGAGGGAAATCTTAGGTAAGGaaatttccttaaattctgttaTGCTTTCCTGGAAAAATTTAAGTTATGGGATTTCCTTAACTTAAggaatttcaatgaaactgGGGCCTGTTAATGATTTCAGCAGAAATGGATATTAACATGCAAATCATGATAAcaattgtttgtatttttataaagagCAGTTGTTTCAGCCAACTGGTAACGTTGTTTATTGGTATATTTGTAGCTGTTGTCGTTACAAGATCTATTTTTACACTACATATAGACCATGACTATTTGAGATTGTGTGTAAGTGATGCGGAAAATGATATCTATTGAATACTTACAGATTGAAATAAACATGGAAGTTTGTACCTTCAGACACATTAAATGTTTTCCTTTATCATATCCATTTATCATTAGGTATGTCTTAAATCATGATCATATCCATCATTCTTGAACAAGTAGACAAAACTCTGGTCTAGATctattgtgtaatatttaaGTAATTTTCGGTAGTTCAATATTTCATGGCTACTGTATTTTATAGATAACACTAATGGCCAGGGAGGGTGCTATTTTCGGTTGAGTGgctgtatgtaaatgttgtgaTCAGTATGCGATGAATCATGTGTTGTCTAGACTTCTGCCATGATGGCAACAACTAAACTACAATGATCATCAACACTTTGTCTATAGGTCAGCGTTTTGTATGATATGAcgtatgaaataaaatgtaaataatatttaaacatatttgttatatatatgtatgtatgtatatcactgCATTTTATCAAGTTGTAAGGATAGACAAAACATTAAGGATTGGATATCGTTTCATCGATCACTTCGTTCGGGATAACATATCAGGTTGGTCATGAGACAAAGACCTACTCCATTTGAAATTTACACTTCATTCTTTTCATTCTACATGAATTTTACAATTAAACGCTCGTTAGATTGTATTAATTGTCAATTTAAATGCAATCTTGgcgacagataaatagaatggcATCCGTCGATGAGCCAGGCTGTAACTTTTACTCTGTTGTAGATATGATTTTCAAGAAGGAATCTATGGCAGACATCTTAAATGTGACTTGCATACAGGTCCATATTTCGGTCTTCAAATTCTGTACCAAATACAACTTACAAATGAGGATATGATGAAAAATGTTTATCAGTAACGAGCTAATAAAAACACAACAAGTACTTATTGTCAACGGAAGGCTTTATTGTATAGccttttgaaatatataacaaatattgctACGAGTAAAATACTTAAACAGAGCAGCAGTTCATGTCTAGTGATATTGATACATTATACCAATTCAGCATCATCTAAATGAATAATACTTCAACAAAATGTAGTTTGGGTTTTGCTGATTTTACACAATATTTCACTACAGATACATGTTTACATTCTAAAGAAGTTCTGAATTTTCTTCCAATACGTATACCAACAGTGAAATAAAAGTGTCGGAAAAACTTGTAATTTCTCATCATATCAACTGTTGATAAGAGACACCCCCTCCCACTGGTTGGTAATAAAAGTTTGTGGGAACACATGACTTGAAAGTAAAAGTAATGATTTGTCATATCACACTTAACCAATGCATGTGTTTACACCATTTCAGAATGTCATCATGCAGCATATCAAAACAACACGAAAATTCATGCGTAATAACACATATTTGATGGACACAAACTTTgaagtgtaaaaaaaatcacgtaAAATGCTCAGGTACTTGTAAAACTACAAGTAATATAAAAACATTACCAGCATCTGTTGTATTAAATGCTCTCTTTGAAAACTTAACACAGAAATCACTTCAATGCATTACTTTGTTCTTGTTAAAAACTGCAACTTTAAGCAAAATCATTTACAATTGTACTTCTTTTCTAGACAAGACGGACAAATCCCCCCACCTCGCCCATTTTATCATTTACTTGGTTTCTGTTGGTATGGGAATTATCAATGACTGCTAATTATGAACATCAGACCACAGACTGTTTGATCCTGAAATATAATCAAAAAAGAAATGCCGAAGTATATCTCCAGGAATGAGTATTTGAATACTGTAGCCTAACTTACTGCCATATAtggtattacatatatataaaatattacacgGAAAACAAAgcttgttttatatatagtatatgtatgCAGTAACGAGCAGTCAgtttaaacttttaaaagaGTAGTGACAAAAAAGGCAATATTCGTGTATAGCTTTTGTTTAGCATAATACCAAATTCACCAACAAAATTGgattattttagttttaaatgtGACTAAGATCAGTAATATGTAATAAGTACtatgtagtattatataaataaatgtagaGTTATGTATAATAATCAATCATCAAACTATTAGCTTCAGGCTAATACATGTATGCAACAAATCTTAGGAGTAAACTTTGGATGAAacttatacaatataatactaAAACAAATTGTGTAATTAACAAAGATCATGCAGTTGCAACTGTAAAGTATTAAAACAAAAAGTTCTTCAGATTAGTATGTTTTACGTCAAGCAACATAACTCTATTTTTTAACAATAAGGgggtatattttacataatagctatgaaataaaaaaaaaatacatgttatatgaCCTAAATAAATCAGACTGCCATAGCAGGCTGAATTTCACTGGAACTTATTCCATACATAATAGCGTACCGGTATCAGAACATGGAAATCATCGGATTCAAGGTCGTATATAATGAGAGAAATAAGTCGCATTCTTCTCTATCAACTAATAACAAGTTACAGGGGTGTGGTAACATCTAGGCTGTAACTTTCATACAGTATTGATTCTACAGGCacagatttggtttggtttatttggtttaccGTCGTAATAAAcatcatttaaggacatgccagattttggaggtggaggaaagccaccggcctacggtcggtgccaggcaactgccccacgtaggtttcaaacgcgcaacccagaggtgaagggctagtgatagtgtcggaacaccttaaccactcggccactgcgacCCCTCCACAGGCACAGAACAAGGAgatatgtatgtttg
This genomic interval carries:
- the LOC117332528 gene encoding B-cell CLL/lymphoma 7 protein family member A-like isoform X1 — translated: MLSRSIRAETRSRAKEDIKRVISAIDKVRKWEKKWVTIGDTTMRIFKWVPVSSPEPTQPSLIKKGIKGQSTGQKGGKNEKEAERNFPQEENSNSSAVDQESCQGKRSESHAKNSTPECSAAGMLNGKSNPVKGCIASSVYTDENTQQSVPDSNCSEGSGTINEDSNLSFADTQNTNPPFSQDADNDSNEADMRLAMSMVRDEKKEESNLKKDSGDSNSSTAPTDHESDDPPVKKPKSSSSESS
- the LOC117332528 gene encoding B-cell CLL/lymphoma 7 protein family member A-like isoform X2 yields the protein MLSRSIRAETRSRAKEDIKRVISAIDKVRKWEKKWVTIGDTTMRIFKWVPVSSPEPTQPSLIKKGIKGQSTGQKGGKNEKEAERNFPQEENSNSSAVDQESCQGKRSESHAKNSTPECSAAGMLNGKSNPVKGCIASSVYTDENTQQSVPDSNCSEGSGTINEDSNLSFADTQNTNPPFSQDADNDSNEADMRLGDSNSSTAPTDHESDDPPVKKPKSSSSESS
- the LOC117332528 gene encoding B-cell CLL/lymphoma 7 protein family member A-like isoform X3 produces the protein MLSRSIRAETRSRAKEDIKRVISAIDKVRKWEKKWVTIGDTTMRIFKWVPVSSPEPTQPSLIKKGIKGQSTGQKGGKNEKEAERNFPQEENSNSSAVDQESCQGKRTSSVYTDENTQQSVPDSNCSEGSGTINEDSNLSFADTQNTNPPFSQDADNDSNEADMRLAMSMVRDEKKEESNLKKDSGDSNSSTAPTDHESDDPPVKKPKSSSSESS
- the LOC117332528 gene encoding B-cell CLL/lymphoma 7 protein family member A-like isoform X4, encoding MLSRSIRAETRSRAKEDIKRVISAIDKVRKWEKKWVTIGDTTMRIFKWVPVSSPEPTQPSLIKKGIKGQSTGQKGGKNEKEAERNFPQEASSVYTDENTQQSVPDSNCSEGSGTINEDSNLSFADTQNTNPPFSQDADNDSNEADMRLAMSMVRDEKKEESNLKKDSGDSNSSTAPTDHESDDPPVKKPKSSSSESS
- the LOC117332528 gene encoding B-cell CLL/lymphoma 7 protein family member A-like isoform X5; amino-acid sequence: MLSRSIRAETRSRAKEDIKRVISAIDKVRKWEKKWVTIGDTTMRIFKWVPVSSPEPTQPSLIKKGIKGQSTGQKGGKNEKEAERNFPQEENSNSSAVDQESCQGKRTSSVYTDENTQQSVPDSNCSEGSGTINEDSNLSFADTQNTNPPFSQDADNDSNEADMRLGDSNSSTAPTDHESDDPPVKKPKSSSSESS